A part of Octopus sinensis linkage group LG7, ASM634580v1, whole genome shotgun sequence genomic DNA contains:
- the LOC115214269 gene encoding zinc finger protein 883-like, whose amino-acid sequence MEKTACENQVHNETPSDKKDLSHEDQLNVAKKLHTCNICLKIFSDIDSLTNHKHIHTEDNAHLCNVCGKKFSRKTILTRHKQTHEKEKPYYCDVCGKTFPDITKLACHTCTYASEKPYVCNVCGKKFSQKTNLTRHKHTHTEEKPYRCEICPKAFLKFEELSSHIQTHSDKKPYRCDICSKAFSKRKTLAIHKHIHIDEKPYHCNVCGKTFSKSKPLVIHKRVHTNERPYKCDVCGKAFSQSGYLTSHKLIHTGEKHFQCDTCDKTFSRKDYLKRHRRIHTGEKPYECDVCGKAFSGSANLTCHKRKHTGERPYECNICGKTFSTTGNLSCHKRIHSNEKPYQCEVCKKSFAQNGHLTNHRTVHTGEKPYHCDICDRRFSITGDLRRHKLTHTVEKPYQCDICGKKFTTNENLNSHKHIHSEKAHQCDICGKIFSLKRYLIRHKHIHTSKKPYKCDICGKTFSLLADLTLHKHMHTSEKPYTCEVCGKIFARKRYLIRHKHIHKVLNPPQTDEICDKTYPESENLTSQQDIHSEKPHQCDICGKIFAQKRYLIRHKHIHTGDYHCDVCNKTFSRNEYLTLHKRIHTGEKPYPCDICDKAFSASKILTRHKLTHTSDLNTCDKQVPPKTTLDIHPQKSSLEVLSPPKLQQSHLVPHQESSWNPPTHHPSTKMPLLAHPM is encoded by the coding sequence ATGGAGAAAACAGCATGTGAGAACCAGGTTCATAATGAAACACCATCTGATAAGAAAGATTTATCTCATGAGGACCAGTTGAACGTAGCAAAAAAATTGCACACCTGTAACATATGTCTTAAAATATTCTCTGACATTGACAGTTTGACTAATCACAAACATATCCACACCGAAGACAATGCACACCTATGCAATGTTTGTGGTAAAAAGTTCTCGCGTAAAACCATTTTAACTCGTCACAAGCAGACACATGAAAAAGAAAAGCCCTActactgtgatgtctgtggtaagacATTTCCTGACATTACAAAATTAGCTTGTCATACATGTACCTATGCAAGTGAGAAACCGTATGTGTGTAACGTCTGTGGTAAAAAATTCTCACAGAAAACTAATTTAACtcgtcacaaacatacacatacggaaGAAAAACCGTACCGTTGTGAGATTTGTCCTAAAGCGTTTTTGAAGTTCGAAGAATTATCTTCTCATATTCAGACTCACTCAGATAAAAAACCATACCGTTGTGATATATGTAGTAAAGCATTTTCTAAAAGGAAAACATTAGCTATCCATAAACATATTCACATCgatgagaaaccatatcactgtaatgtTTGTGGGAAAACATTTTCCAAAAGTAAACCATTAGTTATCCATAAACGCGTTCACACCAATGAAAGACCATACAAATGTGACGtctgtggtaaagcattctcTCAGAGTGGGTATTTAACTTCTCATAAActtattcacacaggagagaaacacTTCCAATGTGATACCTGTGATAAAACATTCTCTCGCAAAGATTACTTGAAacgtcacagacgtattcatacaggggaaaaaccatatgaatgtgatgtctgtggtaaagcattctcTGGAAGTGCAAATCTAACATGTCATAAGCGTAAACATACAGGTGAGAGGCCATACgagtgtaatatctgtggtaagacATTCTCGACAACTGGAAATTTATCTtgtcataaacgtattcattcaaatgagaaaccatatcagtgtgaagtCTGTAAAAAATCATTCGCTCAGAATGGGCATTTAACAAATCACCGAActgttcacacaggtgagaaaccataccactgtgatatctgtgatagaAGATTTTCTATAACTGGAGATTTAAGACGTCACAAACTTACTCACACTGTTGAAAAACCCTACCAGTGTGACATATGTGGTAAAAAGTTCActacaaatgaaaatttaaattctCATAAACATATTCACTCAGAGAAAGCTcaccagtgtgatatctgtggtaaaatattttcactgaagAGATATTTAATTaggcacaaacatattcacacaagtAAGAAACCATACaaatgtgacatttgtggtaaaacGTTCTCTCTACTTGCAGACTTAACTCTtcacaagcatatgcacacaagTGAGAAACCATATACGTGTGAGGTCTGTGGTAAAATATTTGCACGAAAGAGATATTTGATTaggcacaaacatattcataaagTCTTGAATCCTCCCCAGACTGATGAGATTTGTGATAAAACATACCCTGAAAGTGAAAATCTTACTTCTCAGCAAGATATTCACTCAGAGAAACCacatcaatgtgatatctgtggtaaaatatTTGCACAGAAGAGGTATTTAATTAGACATAAACATATCCACACAGGTGATTATCATTGTGATGTATGTAATAAGACATTCTCTCGAAATGAGTATTTGACacttcacaaacgtattcacacaggagaaaaaccatatccgTGTGATATCTGCGACAAAGCATTCTCTGCAAGTAAAATTTTAACTCGCCATAAACTTACGCACACAAGTGATTTAAATACCTGTGATAAACAAGTTCCACCCAAAACTACTTTGGATATTCACCCTCAGAAAAGCAGTCTGGAAGTTCTCTCACCTCCCAAACTCCAGCAAAGCCATCTGGTCCCTCACCAAGAGAGTTCATGGAATCCTCCAACCCACCATCCCTCAACCAAGATGCCTCTGTTAGCACACCCAATGTGA